One region of Centropristis striata isolate RG_2023a ecotype Rhode Island chromosome 3, C.striata_1.0, whole genome shotgun sequence genomic DNA includes:
- the mcrs1 gene encoding microspherule protein 1, translating to MQAGDPVVGAPMAVAGAQSRSEDEESLGVKDEKRTATQAFGSGVPKRRSSSRSIKRKKFDDELVESSLVKSSSRVKGPPVIEPVRCSGSEPSSSEKKKVTKSGTALIPPLTMVVNPAPITKRVKKSKQPLHITKDLGRWKPTDDLLLINAVLQTTDLTSVHLGVKFSCRFTLREIKERWYALLYDPVISKLAWQAMRQLHPEAIAAIQSKALFSQAEEALLAKIGSTSQPKLDVFQELLSKHPGLFHPSRTPKSLLVHWQLLKQYYLLDDQSVQPLPKGDQVLNFSDAEQMVDDVKLKESRDEVLEHELMISDRHQKREIRQLEQELPRWQVLVDSITGMSMPDFDNQTLAALRGRMVRYLMRSREITLGRATKDKPIDVDLSLEGPAWKISRKQGIIKLKNNGDFFIANEGRRPIYIDGRPVLSGNKWKLNNNSVVEIAGLRFVFLINLELISLIKAEAAKMTPQ from the exons ATGCAGGCAGGTGACCCTGTGGTTGGTGCACCGATGGCAGTAGCTGGTGCCCAGAGTCGGTCTGAGGACGAAGAGTCACTTGGAGTAAAAGATGAGAAAAGGACGGCAACACAAGCATTTGGCAGTGGTGTTCCCAAACGTAGAAGTTCCTCCAG GTCAATAAAGAGGAAGAAGTTTGACGATGAATTGGTAGAGAGCAGCCTTGTGAAGTCCTCCAGTAGAGTCAAAGGCCCTCCTGTCATAGAGCCTGTACGCTGTTCAGGGAGTGAACCTTCAtccagtgagaaaaaaaag GTGACAAAATCAGGAACCGCTCTCATACCGCCTCTCACCATGGTAGTAAATCCTGCACCCATCACTAAAAGAGTAAAGAAAAGCAAGCAGCCACTACATATAACTAAAGACTTGGGAAGATGGAAACCCACTGATGACCTGCTTCTTATAAATGCAGTGTTGCAG ACCACAGACCTTACCTCTGTTCATTTGGGGGTCAAGTTCAGCTGTCGTTTCACGTTGCGGGAAATTAAAGAGAGGTGGTACGCTCTCCTCTACGATCCTGTCATCTCAAA ACTGGCATGGCAGGCCATGCGTCAGCTTCACCCAGAAGCCATTGCAGCAATCCAAAGCAAAGCTCTCTTCAGTCAGGCGGAGGAAGCGCTGCTGGCAAAGATCGGTTCA ACTAGTCAGCCCAAACTGGACGTGTTCCAGGAGCTTCTGAGCAAACACCCCGGTCTCTTTCACCCATCTCGCACCCCCAAGAGCCTGCTGGTACACTGGCAGCTGCTGAAGCAGTACTACCTCCTGGATGACCAGAGCG TCCAGCCTCTCCCTAAAGGGGACCAGGTCCTCAACTTCTCAGACGCTGAGCAAATGGTTGATGATGTAAAGTTAAA agagagcagagatgAGGTGTTGGAACACg AGCTGATGATTTCCGATCGTCACCAAAAAAGGGAGATCAGACAACTGGAGCAGGAGTTGCCTCGTTGGCAGGTCCTCGTAGACAGTATAACAG gGATGAGTATGCCCGACTTTGACAACCAGACACTGGCAGCGCTACGAGGAAGAATGGTACGCTACCTCATGAGGTCGCGAGAG ATAACTTTGGGCAGGGCGACCAAGGACAAACCGATAGATGTAGATCTTTCACTAGAGGGACCAGCCTggaaaatatcaagaaaacaag GAATTATAAAACTAAAGAATAATGGAGACTTCTTCATCGCCAATGAGGGCAGACGACCCATCTATATAGATGGCAGACCGGTCCTGTCGGGGAACAAGTGGAAACTCAACAACAACTCAGTGGTGGAG ATTGCAGGTCTTCGCTTCGTGTTCCTCATTAACCTGGAACTCATCTCACTTATAAAAGCTGAAGCAGCCAAGATGACGCCGCAGTGA